In Nocardioides conyzicola, one genomic interval encodes:
- a CDS encoding TMEM175 family protein: MPDNDRERDLDRFLTFIDAIVAIAITLLVLPLVELTADLGEFDTVGDLLDEHQTQIWAFLLSFVVIARLWFVQHRSVRHVLRYHGRIAQLLMLWVLTIVFLPFPTALVAAEGSSAVTKLLYIGSMVVSTAVLTLLEALLVRHPELTDGHDDADPVDGVTNVLLLLAALGISIAVPATSYLPLLLLLAAGRVADGWRRLRGRGPRRTRVGE, from the coding sequence GTGCCGGACAACGATCGTGAGCGCGACCTCGACCGCTTTCTCACCTTCATCGACGCGATCGTCGCCATCGCGATCACGCTGCTGGTCCTGCCGCTGGTGGAGCTGACCGCCGACCTCGGCGAGTTCGACACCGTCGGCGACCTGCTCGACGAGCACCAGACCCAGATCTGGGCGTTCCTGCTCAGCTTCGTGGTCATCGCCCGGCTCTGGTTCGTGCAGCACCGGTCGGTGCGCCACGTGCTCCGCTACCACGGCAGGATCGCCCAGCTGCTGATGCTCTGGGTCCTGACGATCGTCTTCCTGCCGTTCCCGACGGCACTGGTCGCGGCGGAGGGCAGCAGCGCGGTCACCAAGCTCCTCTACATCGGCTCGATGGTGGTCTCGACCGCCGTGCTCACGCTGCTGGAGGCCCTCCTGGTGCGGCACCCGGAGCTCACTGACGGGCACGACGACGCCGACCCCGTCGACGGGGTCACCAACGTCCTGCTCCTGCTCGCCGCCCTGGGCATCTCGATCGCCGTGCCCGCCACCAGCTACCTGCCCTTGCTGCTGCTGCTCGCCGCGGGCCGGGTCGCGGACGGGTGGCGGCGCCTGCGCGGACGCGGCCCGCGCCGTACTCGTGTGGGAGAATGA
- the holA gene encoding DNA polymerase III subunit delta, translated as MSSSSPRAADVLGRVTLVTGKEEFLNERTVVAVRDSIRHYDAESEFAETVGSDLSLATLGELAAPSLFSSIRCVVVRGLENLPEESVDGLLAYAAAPADEVALVLVHGGGPKGSGTLTKLRKLATVTESKSGELRASEYPSFVSAEVRGHGATIDPDAADFLVQAVGQDLRSLAAAADQLTSDFAGQPITSDKVKQYFGGRAEAKSFAVADAAFWGRRTEALEELRWALDGGTAAVLVTSAFAGGARGVARYKSAPRGMRDADLAREVGVPPWKLRTIRDQSRGWSDGGIARAIQAIARADADIKGAASDASYTLERLVLSVTALRDPR; from the coding sequence ATGTCCAGTTCCTCGCCCCGCGCTGCAGACGTCCTCGGTCGGGTCACCCTGGTGACCGGCAAGGAGGAGTTCCTCAACGAGCGCACGGTCGTGGCCGTCCGCGACAGCATCCGGCACTACGACGCCGAGTCGGAGTTCGCCGAGACCGTGGGATCCGACCTGTCGCTGGCCACCCTCGGCGAGCTGGCCGCTCCGTCCCTCTTCTCGAGCATCCGCTGTGTCGTGGTCCGGGGCCTGGAGAACCTCCCGGAGGAGTCGGTCGACGGCCTGCTCGCCTACGCGGCGGCTCCGGCCGACGAGGTCGCCCTCGTGCTGGTCCACGGTGGCGGACCGAAGGGGAGCGGCACCCTCACCAAGCTGCGCAAGCTGGCCACCGTCACCGAGTCCAAGTCGGGCGAGCTGCGAGCATCGGAGTACCCGAGCTTCGTGTCGGCCGAGGTCCGCGGCCACGGCGCCACGATCGACCCCGACGCCGCCGACTTCCTCGTCCAGGCCGTCGGCCAGGACCTGCGCTCCCTCGCGGCCGCGGCCGACCAGCTGACCAGCGACTTCGCGGGCCAGCCGATCACGTCCGACAAGGTCAAGCAGTACTTCGGTGGGCGGGCCGAGGCCAAGTCCTTCGCCGTCGCCGACGCGGCCTTCTGGGGGCGTCGCACGGAGGCGCTCGAGGAGCTCCGCTGGGCGCTCGACGGGGGTACGGCGGCGGTGCTGGTCACCTCCGCGTTCGCGGGCGGCGCCCGCGGGGTGGCGCGCTACAAGTCGGCGCCCCGCGGCATGCGCGACGCGGACCTGGCCCGCGAGGTCGGCGTGCCGCCCTGGAAGCTGCGCACCATCCGTGACCAGTCCCGCGGCTGGTCCGACGGCGGGATCGCCCGCGCCATCCAGGCCATCGCCCGCGCCGACGCCGACATCAAGGGGGCCGCGAGCGACGCGTCCTACACCCTCGAGCGCCTGGTGCTCAGCGTCACCGCGCTCCGCGACCCGCGCTGA
- a CDS encoding aminoglycoside phosphotransferase family protein → MVALPPGFLAYAARGPEWQGFLDRLPALVRDLLGEWQLTVDGEPTHGYAALVVPVRTSAGRPAVLKVGWPHEEAEHEHLALQHWHGRGAVELLRADPRRYALLLERLHREDLGDLWDVEACEVVGGLYGRLHVPAPPQLRTLSSYAERWAAELDALPRDAPLPRRLVEQAATLGRELSRDESAPGRMIHTDLHYANVLAGDREPWLAIDPKPLHGDPHYEIAPMLWNRWDELADAPRSVRDGIRLRFHTLVDVAGFDERRARDWVVVRTMVNALWRLQDPPGTRRQLPTDDYLTRCIAVAKAVQD, encoded by the coding sequence GTGGTCGCACTTCCCCCCGGCTTCCTCGCGTACGCCGCCCGCGGGCCGGAGTGGCAGGGGTTCCTCGACCGGCTGCCCGCGCTCGTGCGCGACCTGTTGGGGGAGTGGCAGCTCACCGTCGACGGCGAGCCCACCCACGGGTACGCCGCCCTCGTGGTCCCGGTCCGCACTTCCGCGGGACGACCGGCGGTGCTCAAGGTGGGCTGGCCGCACGAGGAGGCCGAGCACGAGCACCTCGCGCTCCAGCACTGGCACGGCCGCGGCGCCGTGGAGCTGCTCCGGGCCGACCCGCGCCGCTACGCGCTGCTGCTCGAGCGGCTGCACCGCGAGGACCTCGGCGACCTGTGGGACGTCGAGGCGTGCGAGGTCGTCGGGGGGCTCTACGGGCGCCTGCACGTGCCGGCACCGCCGCAGCTCCGCACGCTCTCGTCGTACGCCGAGCGCTGGGCCGCGGAGCTCGACGCCCTCCCGCGGGACGCGCCCCTGCCGCGGCGGCTGGTCGAGCAGGCAGCCACGCTCGGCCGCGAGCTGAGCCGCGACGAGTCGGCTCCGGGCCGGATGATCCACACCGACCTGCACTACGCCAACGTGCTGGCCGGGGACCGGGAGCCGTGGCTGGCCATCGACCCGAAGCCGCTCCACGGCGACCCGCACTACGAGATCGCCCCGATGCTCTGGAACCGCTGGGACGAGCTCGCCGACGCGCCGCGCAGCGTCCGCGACGGGATCCGGCTCCGCTTCCACACCCTCGTCGACGTCGCCGGCTTCGACGAGCGGCGCGCCCGTGACTGGGTCGTGGTGCGGACGATGGTCAACGCCCTCTGGCGGCTCCAGGACCCGCCCGGCACCCGGCGGCAGCTGCCCACCGACGACTACCTGACCCGGTGCATCGCCGTCGCCAAAGCCGTCCAGGACTGA
- a CDS encoding JmjC domain-containing protein, protein MNNTPWPTVDHTFLAALESRTPTAFSHGLTGDPRFSLESIALLGDELGAASISAEKASKPLVSADAGAANALAVASVSDQIRSLAANDSWFTLLNIEQSEPYRLLVDQLLEGMAADAGIDPATMKRRMGFVFASSPGSVTSAHFDIEHSFLLQLEGHRTLGFGKFADREQREREIHRYWNGSFGRLDTLPEEIAEFELAPGRGAYIPPYTPHWLNNGDSTSLSLTITFFNRNNADESMVQAFNEKVRKLGITPKVYGDAPGRDRAKLVFMRAYGAAKRRIKGPETSASH, encoded by the coding sequence ATGAACAACACGCCGTGGCCGACGGTCGATCACACCTTTCTCGCCGCTCTGGAGAGTCGTACGCCCACGGCGTTCTCTCACGGGCTGACCGGCGACCCTCGCTTCTCGCTGGAGTCGATCGCCCTTCTCGGCGACGAGCTGGGGGCGGCGTCGATCTCGGCCGAGAAGGCGTCCAAGCCGCTGGTCTCCGCCGACGCGGGCGCCGCCAACGCGCTCGCCGTCGCCTCCGTCTCCGACCAGATCAGGTCGCTGGCCGCCAACGACTCGTGGTTCACCCTGCTCAACATCGAGCAGTCCGAGCCCTACCGGTTGCTCGTCGACCAGCTGCTCGAGGGGATGGCGGCGGACGCCGGCATCGACCCGGCCACCATGAAGCGCCGGATGGGCTTCGTCTTCGCGAGCTCGCCCGGCTCCGTCACGTCGGCCCACTTCGACATCGAGCACAGCTTCCTGCTCCAGCTCGAGGGGCACCGCACCCTGGGCTTCGGGAAGTTCGCTGACCGTGAGCAGCGCGAGCGGGAGATCCACCGCTACTGGAACGGGTCGTTCGGGCGGCTCGACACCCTCCCGGAGGAGATCGCCGAGTTCGAGCTCGCACCGGGCCGCGGTGCCTACATCCCGCCGTACACGCCGCACTGGCTCAACAACGGCGACAGCACGTCGCTGTCGTTGACGATCACCTTCTTCAACCGCAACAACGCGGACGAGTCGATGGTCCAGGCGTTCAACGAGAAGGTCCGCAAGCTCGGCATCACCCCGAAGGTGTACGGCGACGCTCCCGGCCGCGACCGCGCGAAGCTGGTCTTCATGCGCGCCTACGGCGCCGCCAAGCGCCGGATCAAGGGACCCGAGACCTCAGCCTCGCATTGA
- the rpsT gene encoding 30S ribosomal protein S20, giving the protein MANIKSQIKRNKQAEKAHERNKAVKTGLKSAVRKFREAAEAGDKDVAVKAGQDAARKLDKAASKGVIHKNQAANRKSAIAKKAASL; this is encoded by the coding sequence GTGGCGAACATCAAGTCCCAGATCAAGCGCAACAAGCAGGCCGAGAAGGCGCACGAGCGCAACAAGGCGGTGAAGACGGGCCTCAAGTCCGCCGTCCGCAAGTTCCGCGAGGCCGCCGAGGCCGGCGACAAGGACGTGGCCGTCAAGGCCGGCCAGGACGCCGCCCGCAAGCTCGACAAGGCCGCCTCCAAGGGCGTCATCCACAAGAACCAGGCCGCGAACCGCAAGTCCGCGATCGCCAAGAAGGCCGCTTCGCTCTGA
- a CDS encoding phosphotransferase gives MPDARLPTTIPHGRTARRLEWPHLPPQIRALIDRRCGSPVVDATSQGAGFTPGFASVLTCADGSRHFVKAASVRAQRTFAEAYREEARKLAALPATAPAPQLLWHIADEDWVVLGIEYVESRAPRRPWRMTDLEACVAMTERMAAVLTPAPAGLASDTFVADYADLPAYWEKVRADLPDLPGIAEHLDEAAALAARYAEVVVGDTLVHTDVRDDNLMLTPDGRVLLCDWNWPAVGAAWLDTVFLMIGPRGDGLDVEAVLAASPITRDVPAESIDIAIALVTGHFLMSAAQPVPPTSPYIRDVQRWQGEVCWRWLAERRGWS, from the coding sequence ATGCCTGACGCACGTCTCCCCACGACCATCCCGCACGGCCGGACCGCACGTCGGCTCGAGTGGCCACACCTGCCGCCGCAGATCCGGGCGCTGATCGACCGGCGCTGCGGCTCACCGGTCGTGGACGCCACCTCGCAGGGGGCGGGCTTCACGCCCGGCTTCGCGTCGGTGCTCACCTGCGCGGACGGATCCAGGCACTTCGTCAAGGCGGCATCGGTGCGGGCCCAGCGGACGTTCGCCGAGGCCTACCGCGAGGAGGCGCGCAAGCTGGCGGCGCTGCCGGCCACCGCGCCCGCGCCGCAGCTGCTGTGGCACATCGCCGACGAGGACTGGGTGGTGCTCGGGATCGAGTACGTCGAGTCGCGCGCGCCGCGTCGGCCGTGGCGGATGACCGACCTGGAGGCGTGCGTGGCGATGACCGAGCGGATGGCCGCCGTGCTCACGCCCGCACCCGCGGGGCTGGCGTCCGACACGTTCGTCGCCGACTACGCCGACCTGCCGGCGTACTGGGAGAAGGTGCGTGCGGACCTGCCCGACCTGCCCGGGATCGCCGAGCACCTCGACGAGGCCGCCGCGCTGGCCGCCCGGTACGCCGAGGTGGTGGTCGGCGACACGCTCGTGCACACCGACGTCCGCGACGACAACCTGATGCTGACGCCGGACGGCCGGGTGCTGCTGTGCGACTGGAACTGGCCGGCGGTCGGGGCCGCCTGGCTGGACACGGTCTTCCTGATGATCGGCCCGCGCGGCGACGGACTGGACGTCGAGGCCGTCCTCGCCGCCTCGCCGATCACCCGCGACGTGCCCGCCGAGTCGATCGACATCGCGATCGCGCTGGTGACCGGGCACTTCCTGATGTCCGCCGCGCAGCCGGTGCCCCCGACGTCGCCGTACATCCGCGACGTGCAGCGGTGGCAGGGCGAGGTCTGCTGGCGGTGGCTGGCCGAGCGCCGGGGTTGGTCCTGA
- a CDS encoding ComEC/Rec2 family competence protein: MIDLRMLALAGAAWAGAGLGRWLGWWVVLAVGVAVVGLWALRRRMGSTAARTAFGALLVVAAVGTVTVLRVDQVGHGPVAALAADGAAVRVVGTVRSDPREVSGRYGDLVVTRLELRAVTGRGASYATAAPVLVIGDADWLDVPLGSRVEAAGRLGRADDDDLAGVLSARGPPEVVAEPDLWWRGAAAVRGSIRDAVAHRPADQRALVPALVDGDDAGLDDGLADDFRITGLTHLLAVSGTNLTLVVGFLLVLARWAGLRGRALLVVGALGIVGFVLLARTEPSVLRAAVMGTVALLAMGADGRRRGARALGVAVVVLLLVQPGLAVQPGFALSVLATAGIVLLAPGWRDAMMRWLPRWVAEAIAVPSAAQLACTPVVAGLSGQVSLVAVAANLAAALAVGPATVLGLGAGLVGLVVPVAGRLLGTLAAWCVAWIIAVATRGAALPTAALDWGSGALALGVLSVLVVVIALAGPFVLRHPVTGVGCCLLLALVVVVRPPSPGWPPPGWVLVACDVGQGDALVLNAGPGAAVVVDSGPEPAAADRCLDRLGVDTVPLVVLTHFHADHVDGLSGVVDGRTVGAVETTTLRDPPGGVREVESVAGSAGLTPAPTPYGATRRVGAVTLQALWPPPGAPTTGPGDGSTANEASVVLLAEVGGIRILLTGDIEPEGQEALARSLPGLQVDVLKVPHHGSRYQDEPWLLSLGARVALVSVGADNDYGHPADATLEPLEDAGTRVLRTDLEGDLAVVSDDGELATVTR; this comes from the coding sequence GTGATCGACCTCCGGATGCTCGCCCTCGCGGGGGCGGCGTGGGCCGGTGCCGGGCTGGGTCGCTGGCTCGGCTGGTGGGTGGTCCTCGCCGTGGGTGTCGCCGTCGTCGGCCTGTGGGCGCTGCGGCGGCGGATGGGCAGCACGGCGGCCCGCACTGCGTTCGGGGCGCTTCTCGTCGTCGCCGCGGTCGGCACCGTCACCGTGCTCCGCGTCGACCAGGTGGGACACGGCCCGGTCGCCGCGCTGGCCGCTGACGGCGCCGCCGTGCGGGTGGTCGGCACGGTCCGGTCCGATCCGCGGGAGGTGTCCGGCCGCTACGGCGACCTGGTCGTGACCCGCCTCGAGCTGCGCGCGGTGACCGGCCGCGGCGCGTCGTACGCCACCGCGGCGCCGGTGCTCGTGATCGGCGACGCCGACTGGCTCGACGTGCCGCTGGGCTCGCGGGTGGAGGCCGCCGGTCGTCTCGGCCGAGCCGACGACGACGACCTCGCCGGAGTCCTGTCCGCGCGCGGTCCGCCCGAGGTCGTCGCCGAGCCCGACCTCTGGTGGCGCGGAGCCGCCGCCGTGCGCGGATCGATACGGGACGCCGTGGCGCACCGCCCGGCGGACCAGCGCGCGCTGGTGCCGGCGCTCGTCGACGGGGACGACGCGGGCCTGGACGACGGACTGGCCGATGACTTCCGGATCACGGGGCTGACGCACCTGCTGGCGGTGTCGGGCACCAACCTCACGCTGGTGGTGGGGTTCCTGCTCGTGCTGGCCCGCTGGGCGGGCCTGCGCGGCCGGGCGCTGCTGGTCGTGGGCGCGCTGGGCATCGTCGGGTTCGTCCTGCTCGCGCGCACCGAGCCGAGCGTGCTGCGGGCGGCGGTGATGGGGACGGTGGCGCTGCTGGCGATGGGTGCCGACGGGCGTCGCCGCGGCGCGCGAGCGCTCGGCGTGGCCGTCGTGGTCCTGCTGCTGGTGCAGCCCGGGCTGGCCGTGCAGCCGGGCTTCGCGCTCTCGGTCTTGGCGACGGCGGGGATCGTGTTGCTCGCCCCGGGCTGGCGCGACGCGATGATGCGGTGGCTGCCCCGGTGGGTGGCCGAGGCGATCGCCGTCCCGTCGGCGGCCCAGCTTGCCTGTACGCCGGTCGTCGCCGGGCTGTCGGGCCAGGTGAGCCTGGTCGCGGTGGCGGCCAACCTCGCCGCGGCGCTCGCGGTCGGTCCGGCCACCGTGCTGGGACTCGGCGCCGGCCTGGTCGGGCTGGTGGTGCCGGTGGCGGGCCGCCTGCTCGGGACGCTCGCCGCGTGGTGCGTGGCGTGGATCATCGCGGTCGCCACCCGTGGCGCCGCGCTGCCGACGGCGGCGCTGGACTGGGGGAGCGGCGCGCTCGCGCTGGGCGTGCTCAGCGTCCTGGTCGTGGTGATCGCGCTGGCGGGACCGTTCGTGCTGCGGCACCCGGTGACGGGAGTCGGGTGCTGCCTGCTGCTCGCGCTCGTGGTGGTCGTCCGGCCGCCGAGCCCGGGCTGGCCGCCGCCCGGCTGGGTGCTGGTCGCCTGTGACGTCGGGCAGGGGGATGCCCTGGTCCTCAACGCCGGGCCGGGTGCGGCCGTCGTGGTCGACAGCGGCCCGGAGCCGGCCGCCGCCGATCGGTGCCTCGACCGCCTGGGCGTCGACACGGTGCCGCTGGTGGTGCTGACCCACTTCCACGCCGACCACGTCGATGGCTTGTCCGGGGTGGTCGACGGCCGGACGGTCGGCGCGGTGGAGACCACCACCCTGCGCGACCCGCCGGGAGGCGTGCGCGAGGTCGAGTCCGTCGCCGGGTCGGCCGGCCTGACACCGGCCCCGACGCCGTACGGCGCGACCCGCCGCGTGGGCGCCGTGACCCTCCAGGCGCTGTGGCCGCCTCCGGGTGCGCCGACGACCGGCCCGGGCGACGGCAGCACCGCCAACGAGGCCAGCGTGGTGCTGCTCGCCGAGGTGGGCGGGATCCGGATCCTGCTCACCGGCGACATCGAGCCCGAGGGCCAGGAGGCGCTGGCCCGGTCGCTGCCGGGTCTGCAGGTCGACGTCCTCAAGGTGCCGCACCACGGCAGCCGCTACCAGGACGAGCCGTGGCTGCTCTCCCTCGGCGCCCGCGTCGCGCTGGTCAGCGTGGGTGCCGACAACGACTACGGGCACCCCGCCGACGCGACCCTGGAGCCGCTCGAGGACGCCGGCACCCGAGTGCTGCGCACCGACCTGGAGGGCGACCTCGCGGTCGTCTCCGACGACGGGGAACTGGCGACGGTGACGCGCTGA
- a CDS encoding GNAT family N-acetyltransferase yields the protein MSKSTTYLLVLDGDRLVGGLAVSVRRRFGVRRLTAPGPTVLCPDHLDLIAEPGAEAEVAAAVGAWFRGPGQRVLDLRGVDDDSLIARAVGVAAAPMDVAPYQSLPAAPDTYLAGRSSNFRRSVRRATRSLAALGIEHRRVEAADLPGAFDAFRSLHAGREGRGPLVAELPTLERALVAGVAAGEARVDVLASNDQVVAVCFAFVLGGRLSLYQVARSLEREHDGAGNVLLVAVIEDAVAAGCHEVDLLRGGEGYKSSFADATRPIGRLRAAHGGVARVLLAGEDAARRLNARLRSRVP from the coding sequence GTGAGCAAGAGCACTACCTACCTCCTCGTGCTGGACGGCGATCGGCTGGTCGGCGGCCTCGCCGTGAGTGTCCGACGTCGCTTCGGCGTACGCCGCCTGACGGCGCCCGGGCCGACCGTCCTGTGCCCGGACCACCTGGACCTGATCGCGGAGCCCGGCGCCGAGGCCGAGGTGGCGGCGGCGGTCGGGGCCTGGTTCCGCGGCCCCGGACAGCGGGTCCTCGACCTGCGCGGGGTCGACGACGACTCGCTGATCGCCAGGGCCGTCGGCGTCGCGGCCGCACCGATGGACGTCGCGCCGTACCAGTCCCTGCCCGCTGCCCCGGACACCTACCTGGCCGGGCGCTCGTCCAACTTCCGCCGGAGCGTGCGTCGCGCGACCAGGAGCCTGGCCGCCCTGGGGATCGAGCACCGCCGGGTCGAGGCCGCCGACCTGCCGGGCGCCTTCGACGCCTTCCGCTCGCTGCACGCCGGGCGCGAGGGCCGCGGTCCGCTCGTCGCCGAGCTGCCCACCCTCGAGCGGGCCCTGGTCGCGGGCGTCGCGGCTGGGGAGGCGCGCGTCGACGTGCTGGCGTCCAACGACCAGGTCGTCGCGGTGTGCTTCGCCTTCGTCCTCGGAGGGCGGCTCAGCCTCTACCAGGTCGCCCGATCGCTGGAGCGCGAGCACGACGGCGCCGGCAACGTGCTGCTGGTCGCCGTCATCGAGGACGCCGTGGCCGCGGGGTGTCACGAGGTGGACCTGCTGCGCGGGGGCGAGGGCTACAAGTCCTCGTTCGCCGACGCGACCCGTCCGATCGGGCGGCTCCGCGCCGCACACGGCGGCGTGGCGCGGGTCCTGCTCGCCGGCGAGGACGCCGCCCGCCGGCTCAATGCGAGGCTGAGGTCTCGGGTCCCTTGA
- the lepA gene encoding translation elongation factor 4 gives MPNAAAPLPGQTDPAILRNFCIIAHIDHGKSTLADQMLRLTGVVDARAARAQYLDRMDIERERGITIKSQAVRMPWTVPADNAEIAEPGTYVLNMIDTPGHVDFTYEVSRSLEACEAAILLVDAAQGIEAQTLANLYLAMGADLHIIPVLNKIDLPGANPEKYAAELAGLVGCDPADVLRVSAKTGEGVEGLLNEIVKQTPAPVGDADAPPRALIFDSVYDTYRGVVTYVRVIDGKLSHRDRIKMMSTGAVHEMLEVGVISPEPVKAGDLGVGEVGYLITGVKDVRQSRVGDTVTSQHNGATDALGGYKHPNPMVYSGLYPIDGDDYPTLRDALERLQLNDAALTFEPETSGALGFGFRIGFLGLLHMEITRDRLEREFNLDLISTAPNVVYEVLMDDGSELVVTNPSEYPEGKIAEVREPVVKATILSPSDYIGTIMELCQTKRGNLQGMDYLSEDRVEMRYVLPMGEIVFDFFDQLKSRTKGYASLDYERSGEQAADLVKVDILLQGEPVDAFSAIVHKDAAYSYGVMMASKLKDLIPRQQFEVPIQAAIGARVIARENIRAIRKDVLAKCYGGDITRKRKLLEKQKAGKKRMKNIGTVEVPPEAFIAALSTTQPSEKTKK, from the coding sequence GTGCCCAACGCTGCTGCGCCCCTGCCCGGTCAGACCGACCCCGCGATCCTCCGCAACTTCTGCATCATCGCGCACATCGACCACGGCAAGTCCACGCTCGCCGACCAGATGCTCCGGCTGACCGGCGTCGTCGACGCGCGGGCGGCCCGGGCGCAGTACCTCGACCGCATGGACATCGAGCGCGAACGCGGCATCACGATCAAGAGCCAGGCCGTGCGGATGCCCTGGACGGTCCCGGCCGACAACGCCGAGATCGCCGAGCCGGGCACCTACGTGCTCAACATGATCGACACCCCCGGCCACGTCGACTTCACGTACGAGGTGTCCCGCTCCCTCGAGGCATGCGAGGCCGCCATCCTCCTGGTCGACGCCGCCCAGGGCATCGAGGCCCAGACGCTGGCCAACCTCTACCTCGCGATGGGCGCCGACCTCCACATCATCCCGGTGCTCAACAAGATCGACCTGCCCGGCGCCAACCCGGAGAAGTACGCCGCGGAGCTCGCCGGCCTGGTCGGCTGCGACCCGGCCGACGTCCTCCGCGTCAGCGCCAAGACCGGTGAGGGCGTCGAAGGCCTGCTCAACGAGATCGTGAAGCAGACCCCAGCACCCGTCGGCGACGCCGACGCTCCGCCCCGCGCCCTGATCTTCGACTCGGTCTACGACACCTACCGCGGCGTGGTCACCTACGTCCGGGTCATCGACGGCAAGCTCAGCCACCGCGACCGGATCAAGATGATGTCGACCGGCGCCGTGCACGAGATGCTCGAGGTGGGCGTGATCAGCCCCGAGCCGGTCAAGGCCGGCGACCTGGGCGTCGGCGAGGTCGGCTACCTGATCACCGGCGTGAAGGACGTCCGCCAGTCCCGCGTCGGCGACACCGTGACCAGCCAGCACAACGGCGCCACCGACGCCCTGGGCGGCTACAAGCACCCCAACCCGATGGTCTACTCCGGGCTCTACCCGATCGACGGCGACGACTACCCGACGCTGCGCGACGCCCTCGAGCGGCTGCAGCTCAACGACGCCGCGCTGACCTTCGAGCCCGAGACCTCCGGCGCGCTCGGCTTCGGCTTCCGGATCGGCTTCCTCGGCCTGCTGCACATGGAGATCACCCGCGACCGGCTCGAGCGCGAGTTCAACCTCGACCTGATCTCGACGGCTCCCAACGTGGTCTACGAGGTCCTGATGGACGACGGCTCTGAGCTGGTGGTGACCAACCCGAGCGAGTACCCCGAGGGCAAGATCGCCGAGGTCCGCGAGCCGGTCGTGAAGGCGACGATTCTGTCGCCGAGCGACTACATCGGCACGATCATGGAGCTCTGCCAGACCAAGCGGGGCAACCTCCAGGGCATGGACTACCTGTCCGAGGACCGCGTGGAGATGCGCTACGTCCTGCCGATGGGCGAGATCGTCTTCGACTTCTTCGACCAGCTGAAGTCGCGCACCAAGGGCTACGCCTCGCTCGACTACGAACGCTCCGGCGAGCAGGCCGCCGACCTGGTCAAGGTCGACATCCTGCTCCAGGGCGAGCCCGTCGACGCGTTCTCGGCGATCGTGCACAAGGACGCGGCGTACTCCTACGGCGTGATGATGGCCAGCAAGCTGAAGGACCTGATCCCGCGCCAGCAGTTCGAGGTGCCGATCCAGGCCGCGATCGGCGCCCGGGTGATCGCCCGCGAGAACATCCGCGCCATCCGCAAGGACGTGCTCGCCAAGTGCTACGGCGGTGACATCACTCGCAAGCGCAAGCTGCTCGAGAAGCAGAAGGCCGGCAAGAAGCGGATGAAGAACATCGGCACCGTCGAGGTCCCGCCCGAGGCCTTCATCGCCGCGCTCTCGACCACGCAGCCGTCGGAGAAGACCAAGAAGTAG
- a CDS encoding helix-hairpin-helix domain-containing protein gives MTSLRPRAGHQEAVARRLDLLTAELASTRPDEPPEPAAADEPWLAGHTRVRPLRAVPDPSPDLGSHLPPGPAPPVLPVPGRHAARRARTPTGLVPEALRGRVALGPTQLVVVAVLVAVGLAVTGWWLVRGDPEQIEAPPATSPSGAATPLAEATPAAASTGAPSAVAAGTVTVDVTGKVRRPGIVVLDTGARVVDAVRSAGGARRGVDLGSLNLARVLVDGEQIVVGGPPAPTGSAAAAAGAGAPGGPLVNLNTATESELESLPEVGPVTAQSIVAWRTEHGGFTSVDELVEVDGIGDATLAQIAPHVTI, from the coding sequence ATGACCTCTCTCCGACCTCGTGCCGGCCACCAGGAAGCAGTTGCCCGGCGGTTGGACCTGCTGACCGCCGAGCTCGCGTCGACCCGTCCGGACGAGCCACCGGAGCCGGCCGCCGCCGACGAGCCGTGGCTGGCGGGGCACACTCGGGTGCGGCCGCTGCGCGCGGTGCCCGATCCCTCTCCCGATCTCGGCTCCCACCTGCCGCCCGGCCCGGCCCCGCCGGTGCTGCCGGTGCCGGGGCGGCACGCGGCCCGTCGCGCCCGCACTCCGACGGGCCTGGTGCCGGAGGCGCTGCGGGGGCGGGTGGCGCTCGGCCCGACCCAGCTGGTCGTGGTCGCGGTCCTGGTGGCGGTCGGGCTCGCCGTGACCGGGTGGTGGCTGGTCCGGGGTGACCCGGAGCAGATCGAGGCGCCCCCCGCGACGAGCCCGTCGGGCGCGGCGACGCCGCTCGCCGAGGCCACGCCGGCCGCCGCGAGCACCGGCGCCCCGAGCGCGGTCGCCGCGGGCACGGTGACGGTCGACGTGACCGGGAAGGTGCGCCGTCCCGGCATCGTCGTGCTCGACACCGGGGCGCGGGTGGTCGACGCCGTGAGGTCCGCCGGTGGGGCGCGACGCGGGGTCGACCTCGGGTCGCTCAATCTGGCCCGGGTGCTGGTGGACGGCGAGCAGATCGTGGTGGGTGGACCTCCGGCACCGACCGGGAGCGCTGCCGCTGCGGCCGGGGCCGGGGCGCCGGGCGGCCCACTGGTCAACCTCAACACCGCGACCGAGTCCGAGCTCGAGTCGTTGCCCGAGGTCGGGCCGGTGACCGCGCAGTCGATCGTCGCGTGGCGCACCGAGCACGGCGGCTTCACCTCGGTCGACGAGCTGGTGGAGGTCGACGGCATCGGCGACGCCACGCTCGCCCAGATCGCTCCGCACGTGACGATCTGA